GATCATAAAGTAACAGCATTATGACCGTACTGATAATCCTGGCGCACCCGGAACAGGGAAGTTTCAATCATGCCATAGCTGCAACCGCAGCGACAACACTGAAGGAACGGGGATACGAATGTACGGTCCACGATCTTTATGCCGAAGGCTTTGATCCCATCCTTCCCGGCCGTGAGATCCCCAGTGACGGGACTGTTTCACCGGACGTGGAAATCCACTGCAGGGAACTTGCCCAGGCACAGGGAATTATCTTCATCCATCCCAACTGGTGGGGCCAGCCGCCGGCACTGCTAAAGGGATGGATCGACCGGGTGATCAGGCCGGGCCTTGCCTATGAATTCCTGGAAGGCGACGGCGGTGAGGGAATCCCCCGTGGACTCCTGGAAGGTAAAACGGGCATGGTTTTCAACACCTCCAATACCTCCACTGAACGGGAACGTGATTTTTTCGGCGATCCCCTGGAGCTCATATGGAAGAAATGTATTTTTGAATTCTGCGGCATATCACCGTCGTATCGCACGATGTTTTCCATAGTTGTGACCAGCACGAGTGAAGAACGTCAGCAATGGCTAAACGAGGTCCGCGAAGCTGTAGAACAATACTTTCCCCGCATTTAAACAGGACCGCGCTGCTATTTTACGGCGAATATTTCAATGGTATCGGAATAGGCCGTAAGCCGTGAAAAGAGGCGGTACAGGCCGCTGAAGGGAGCATAGAAGGGTGAGGACGGTGATAGAATCCGCTCGGGATGAAAGCCGCAGGGCCTCACCTCGACTCGCCGGAAACCTGTTTTTTTCAGCGCGCGGCGCGCCGCTCCGGGAGTAAAATCCACACGGTGATCAGCAGGATGCGTTTCTATCCATTCACGACGATGAAAATGATACAGGGGCCCCGAAATGGAAGGCGCCGAGAAGGCGAAAACCCCTCCCGGGTTCAGCGAATCATAAATCAGCCGCATGACACGGGCCGGATCGACGCAATGCTCGATGAAAAACCAGGCCGTTATCATATCGAAGACGGGAAGCTCTTTTATGTTATCGAAGGAATCATTGATCACATCAATGCCGAAATGCTCGCGGCAATATGAGCCGGCATAATCGGAAATTTCTATGCCCATGACCCTGCCCACACCCCTGTCCCGGGCCGCTTTCAGGAAAAAACCCAGGGCGGAACCAATATCGAGAAGTGAGAGGGACGGCAATGAGGCTTGCTTATCCAGCAGACTGAAAACGGTATCGAGACGCTCCATAGCCAGGGAATAGATATGAGGAAAATCCTCCTCATAGGTCCTGCCGTACTGATTGCGGTATTCCTTTATGAAATAATCCGTGTCGTACTGAAGGGAATGATGGCCATCATTAAAAGCGGCACCGCAGCTCCCGCACCTGAACAGTTCATCTCCGATACAGATGCTCTTATCCGACTGACACAGGGGGCAGGTATGCGGCGCGCTTATCATGCCGTTCCGAAGAGTCTAGTCCTCGTCGCCGTTTTTCTTACGCCGCTTGGCCGGCTCAACGACCACGGGTATACCCTTGATACGGGCGTCATCGAAAGAATGATATACCAGCTCCGCATACTGTTCCGGAATTTCAAAGAAGGAATATGTGGAATGAATGTCGATTTTACCGATGGACTTTCCGTCTACCCCAGATCTTTTAACGATTTCCCTGATGATGTCGCCCGTGGAAACGCGGTGGTTTTTCCCGATGTTGATAAAAAGGCGGGCCCTGCCGTCCTTGATATCCTCAAATACGATCTTGCCCGTTTCATTTTTTTTCAGCAGCCTCTCGGATGAGAGATCAAGGCGGGAGATGTCACCCAGATACTCTTTCAAAAGGGCGGCGGCGATCCTTCTGGTTCCCCCGATCAAGGGAAGCTTCTTTTTAAGGAT
The window above is part of the Spirochaetae bacterium HGW-Spirochaetae-1 genome. Proteins encoded here:
- a CDS encoding NAD(P)H dehydrogenase; translation: MTVLIILAHPEQGSFNHAIAATAATTLKERGYECTVHDLYAEGFDPILPGREIPSDGTVSPDVEIHCRELAQAQGIIFIHPNWWGQPPALLKGWIDRVIRPGLAYEFLEGDGGEGIPRGLLEGKTGMVFNTSNTSTERERDFFGDPLELIWKKCIFEFCGISPSYRTMFSIVVTSTSEERQQWLNEVREAVEQYFPRI